The proteins below come from a single bacterium genomic window:
- a CDS encoding glycosyltransferase family 4 protein, which translates to MRVVLVHDWLTGLRGGEKVLHEHARLFPQAEVLTLIHVPGSTTPEIEALPTTASPLSRWPGAAKHYRKWLPLFPWAIGRLRVPPGTDLVLSSSHAVAKGIQPPPGAIHVCYCFTPMRYVWDQADAYLGTGAFRTLATPLVAGLRRWDVRTSTPDRVHHFIAISETIRDRIRRHYGRDSDVIFPPVDVDRFLVSPEPREDFFLMVGGFVPYKRERLAIDAFRELGLPLVVAGDGPSRQGIEADAPGNIRFLGRVSDPELTGLYQRCRALVYPQEEDFGIIPVEAQATGAPVIAFGAGGASETVVPLDDEHGRPPTGVHFQPQTAAGLVQAVRTFEARRDEFETKAIRAHAEAFSIPRFHREMREAIERAMA; encoded by the coding sequence ATGCGGGTGGTCCTGGTACACGACTGGCTGACCGGACTCCGGGGTGGGGAGAAGGTCCTGCATGAGCATGCCCGGCTCTTTCCCCAGGCCGAGGTGCTGACGTTGATCCACGTACCGGGATCGACCACTCCAGAGATCGAGGCCCTGCCGACGACCGCGAGCCCACTCTCGCGTTGGCCCGGCGCCGCAAAGCACTACAGGAAGTGGCTACCCCTGTTTCCGTGGGCGATCGGACGCCTGCGGGTTCCGCCGGGCACCGATCTCGTGCTCTCCAGCAGTCATGCGGTTGCGAAAGGGATCCAGCCGCCGCCCGGCGCCATTCACGTCTGTTACTGCTTCACGCCGATGCGCTACGTCTGGGATCAGGCCGATGCGTATCTCGGCACCGGTGCATTCCGCACACTGGCCACTCCATTGGTCGCGGGCCTTCGCCGTTGGGATGTGCGCACCAGTACCCCCGACCGCGTGCATCACTTCATTGCGATCTCGGAAACCATCCGGGACCGCATCCGTCGACATTACGGCCGCGATTCCGACGTCATCTTTCCACCCGTCGACGTGGATCGTTTCCTTGTGAGCCCCGAACCGCGAGAGGATTTCTTCCTGATGGTCGGCGGTTTCGTCCCCTACAAACGAGAACGTCTGGCCATTGATGCCTTTCGCGAACTGGGTCTGCCGCTCGTCGTCGCCGGCGATGGGCCCTCCCGACAAGGCATCGAGGCCGACGCCCCGGGAAACATCCGCTTCCTCGGGCGGGTCTCCGACCCGGAGCTGACCGGCCTCTACCAACGCTGTCGCGCTCTGGTGTACCCCCAGGAGGAAGATTTCGGGATCATCCCCGTCGAAGCCCAGGCCACCGGGGCGCCCGTCATCGCGTTCGGTGCCGGCGGCGCCAGCGAGACGGTCGTGCCCCTCGACGATGAGCACGGGCGCCCGCCGACCGGTGTGCACTTCCAGCCCCAGACAGCCGCCGGTCTGGTGCAGGCTGTCCGGACCTTCGAGGCGCGCCGCGACGAATTCGAGACGAAGGCCATCCGCGCCCATGCGGAGGCCTTCTCGATCCCGCGCTTTCACCGCGAGATGCGGGAGGCCATCGAGCGCGCGATGGCTTGA
- a CDS encoding ABC transporter permease — MISNWSNLVARRDLVRELTLAQLRSESQETRLGWLFWLVDPLIMMLIYWGVVVGIFGRGEQYTPYPVFILCAMLPWKHFTSAINASAKILRGRDALIKSIPFPTIVLPLTIVFAGFSNFLFGTVVLLATAVAFDRPLGMPLLQLPLLMLLQLVVVCGFSLGVACFGALVRDLSGFIGHLTRIGFYVSPVLYGVDMVQDRFLSGPLGKLPFAEWIPTLYMLNPFAILFTGYREALFYGRMLEPQYWALLTVEAAILLFGGWRLYQYFDRRVIKFL; from the coding sequence ATGATCTCGAACTGGTCCAATCTGGTCGCCCGGCGCGATCTGGTACGAGAGCTCACGCTCGCGCAGCTGCGCAGCGAGAGCCAGGAGACTCGCCTGGGTTGGCTCTTCTGGCTCGTCGACCCCCTGATCATGATGCTCATCTACTGGGGCGTCGTGGTCGGCATCTTCGGGAGGGGCGAGCAGTACACCCCCTATCCCGTGTTCATCTTGTGCGCGATGCTGCCTTGGAAGCACTTCACGAGCGCCATCAACGCTTCGGCGAAGATCCTCCGGGGGCGCGATGCGCTGATCAAATCGATCCCGTTCCCCACGATCGTCTTGCCCCTGACGATCGTGTTCGCCGGTTTCTCGAATTTCCTGTTCGGCACCGTCGTGTTGTTGGCCACCGCGGTCGCCTTCGATCGCCCGTTGGGCATGCCTCTTCTGCAGCTTCCCCTGCTGATGCTCCTGCAGCTGGTGGTCGTATGTGGCTTCAGCCTGGGGGTGGCCTGCTTCGGAGCGTTGGTGCGGGATCTCTCGGGTTTCATCGGCCACCTGACGCGCATCGGCTTCTATGTGTCCCCGGTCCTCTACGGCGTGGACATGGTCCAGGACCGCTTTCTCTCGGGGCCCCTCGGCAAGCTTCCCTTCGCCGAGTGGATTCCGACGCTGTACATGTTGAACCCCTTCGCGATCCTGTTTACGGGTTACCGCGAGGCCTTGTTCTACGGGCGCATGCTCGAACCCCAGTACTGGGCGTTGTTGACGGTCGAGGCCGCCATCCTGCTGTTCGGTGGCTGGCGCCTGTATCAGTATTTCGATCGCCGGGTGATCAAATTCCTATGA